Proteins from one Gorilla gorilla gorilla isolate KB3781 chromosome 11, NHGRI_mGorGor1-v2.1_pri, whole genome shotgun sequence genomic window:
- the TRPM8 gene encoding transient receptor potential cation channel subfamily M member 8 isoform X2 gives MSFRAARLSMRNRRNDTLDSTRTLYSSASRSTDLSYSESDLVNFIQANFKKRECVFFTKDSKATENVCKCGYAQSQHMEGTQINQSEKWNYKKHTKEFPTDAFGDIQFETLGKKGKYIRLSCDTDAEILYELLTQHWHLKTPNLVISVTGGAKNFALKPRMRKIFSRLIYIAQSKGAWILTGGTHYGLMKYIGEVVRDNTISRSSEENIVAIGIAAWGMVSNRDTLIRNCDAEVPVGQEEVC, from the exons ATGTCCTTTCGGGCAGCCAGGCTCAGCATGAGGAACAGAAGGAATGACACTCTGGACAGCACCCGGACCCTGTACTCCAGCGCATCTCGGAGCACAGACTTGTCTTACAGTGAAAGC GACTTGGTGAATTTTATTCAAGCAAATTTTAAGAAACGAGAATGTGTCTTCTTTACCAAAGATTCCAAGGCCAC GGAGAATGTGTGCAAGTGTGGCTATGCCCAGAGCCAGCACATGGAAGGCACCCAGATCAACCAAAGTGAGAAATGGAACTACAAGAAACACACCAAGGAATTTCCTACCGACGCCtttggggatattcagtttgAGACActggggaagaaagggaag TATATCCGTCTGTCCTGCGACACGGACGCGGAAATCCTTTACGAGCTGCTGACCCAGCACTGGCACCTGAAAACACCCAACCTGGTCATTTCTGTGACCGGCGGCGCCAAGAACTTCGCCCTGAAGCCGCGCATGCGCAAGATCTTCAGCCGGCTCATCTACATCGCGCAGTCCAAAG GTGCTTGGATTCTCACGGGAGGCACCCATTATGGCCTGATGAAGTACATCGGGGAGGTGGTGAGAGATAACACCATCAGCAGGAGTTCAGAGGAGAATATTGTGGCCATTGGCATAGCAGCTTGGGGCATGGTCTCCAACCGGGACACCCTCATCAGGAATTGCGATGCTGAGGTACCGGTGGGACAGGAGGAGGTCTGCTAG